In the genome of Flavivirga spongiicola, one region contains:
- a CDS encoding BKACE family enzyme, with protein MHNDLILNFTPTGMIPTKDMTPYVPVSVSEIVEDVHRASEIGITMAHLHARDAITGVPTYHKETYAEIIEGIRKYAPELVLCASLSGRDFSELEKRSSVLFLEGHLKPDMGSLTLSSLNFNKTASMNAPDMIADLASIMKKKGIVPELEAFDIGMINYAKYLERKQFIQAPHYFNLLFGNIACSQANLLHAGVMVNDLPENSFWSMAGIGNEQLKMNSLSIAIGGGVRVGIEDNIWFDTSRTKLASNSDLLNRIHTISKANDRKIMSPKDFRVKMNLEPGNGSYGRKTL; from the coding sequence ATGCATAATGATTTAATATTAAATTTTACGCCAACAGGGATGATTCCTACTAAGGATATGACTCCTTATGTGCCAGTTAGTGTTTCAGAAATAGTTGAAGATGTGCATCGTGCTTCAGAAATAGGTATTACTATGGCTCATTTGCATGCCAGAGATGCTATTACTGGCGTACCCACATATCATAAAGAAACTTATGCGGAAATAATAGAAGGTATTAGAAAGTATGCTCCAGAACTAGTACTATGTGCCTCATTAAGTGGAAGAGATTTTAGTGAGTTAGAAAAGCGTAGTAGTGTACTATTTTTAGAGGGCCATTTAAAGCCGGATATGGGAAGTTTAACATTAAGCTCGTTAAATTTTAATAAAACGGCAAGTATGAACGCGCCAGATATGATTGCAGATTTGGCTTCCATAATGAAGAAAAAGGGAATCGTTCCTGAGCTTGAAGCTTTTGACATAGGAATGATTAATTATGCAAAATATTTGGAAAGAAAACAATTTATTCAAGCACCTCATTATTTCAATCTACTATTTGGTAATATTGCTTGTTCTCAGGCAAATTTATTACATGCAGGGGTTATGGTTAACGACCTTCCTGAAAATTCGTTTTGGAGTATGGCGGGTATAGGAAATGAGCAGCTTAAGATGAATTCACTTTCCATAGCTATTGGAGGTGGGGTAAGAGTTGGAATTGAAGATAATATATGGTTTGATACGTCTAGAACTAAGTTAGCAAGCAATAGCGATTTATTAAACCGAATTCATACGATTTCTAAAGCTAATGATCGAAAAATAATGAGTCCAAAAGATTTTCGAGTTAAAATGAATTTAGAGCCGGGAAATGGTTCATACGGACGTAAAACCTTATAA
- a CDS encoding GNAT family N-acetyltransferase, translating to MGIKEAQTISSTRRYWSIIRNGLFLFGLRNRLARIGLDIKPYYWVEEEVEACDEPIINGDASEYKVRYLNLEEIKLIAKDKPKEHLTDMIKGFENGQLCIGLEREKEIAAYTYVELNDFVFNKRSFKLEQDEAYLLNMWTFHSFRGKNLAPYLRYQSYQLLKEKGIHKKYSITEYFNKSSIKFKKKLNSKHLTLFLSIVLFKKYYWNFTLRKY from the coding sequence ATGGGAATTAAAGAAGCTCAAACAATTTCTAGTACACGTAGATATTGGAGTATTATTCGAAACGGTTTGTTTCTTTTTGGTTTAAGAAATAGGTTAGCAAGAATAGGATTAGATATTAAGCCTTATTATTGGGTAGAAGAAGAAGTAGAAGCTTGTGATGAACCGATAATTAATGGTGATGCTTCTGAATACAAAGTTAGATATTTAAACCTTGAAGAAATAAAATTAATTGCCAAAGATAAGCCTAAAGAACATTTAACTGATATGATTAAGGGGTTTGAAAATGGTCAATTGTGTATTGGTTTAGAGCGAGAAAAAGAAATTGCAGCTTATACATATGTTGAATTAAATGATTTTGTTTTTAATAAAAGGTCTTTTAAATTAGAACAAGATGAAGCGTATTTGTTAAATATGTGGACTTTTCATTCGTTTAGAGGAAAGAATTTAGCTCCGTATTTACGTTATCAAAGTTATCAACTTTTAAAAGAAAAAGGGATACACAAAAAATATAGCATTACAGAATATTTTAATAAGTCGTCCATAAAATTTAAGAAGAAACTTAATTCTAAACATCTTACTCTTTTTTTAAGCATTGTATTATTTAAAAAGTATTATTGGAATTTTACTTTACGTAAATATTAA
- a CDS encoding fibrinogen-like YCDxxxxGGGW domain-containing protein yields the protein MIKTPYVIILLYLSVYYSFGQVGVGTTNPDPSSALDVTSSTQGFLVPRMTQNQRDAITSPAEGLLIYNLDSNCFQYYKGAAWSNCLGESLSNKLDCNSINSNGSYTVGGALTNTNTITIDVIVNSYDTYNITTNTVNGYSFSASGTFSSLGVNTITLTGSGTPLAAQTDTFTIDFTGTGLTCNVDITVINYFANCLDYLNAGFTTDGIYTIDPDGTGGNPAYDCYCDMTNDGGGWTLVFNHNTAGGYWANNTEANEHNVGTPGLTTNKYSILSKLDEIKSAAPYEFRLHYPSLGLTNHWSQTFDPRSGTAGVFPVPGYTPISIDMTNRSWGGIESSVHSTYLNGSVNSGMWFYSLGSRIAWLGGIPSETTATDRVQLFIR from the coding sequence ATGATTAAAACCCCTTATGTTATAATATTACTATATCTTAGTGTATATTATAGTTTCGGTCAAGTAGGTGTCGGAACAACAAATCCAGATCCATCATCTGCTTTAGATGTTACATCCTCAACTCAAGGATTCTTAGTTCCCAGAATGACACAAAACCAAAGAGATGCCATAACCTCCCCTGCTGAAGGGTTGTTAATATACAATTTAGACAGCAATTGTTTTCAATATTACAAAGGTGCTGCATGGTCTAATTGCTTAGGTGAATCTTTATCAAATAAGTTGGATTGTAATTCGATTAACAGTAATGGAAGTTATACAGTTGGGGGGGCACTAACTAACACAAATACAATAACCATAGATGTTATAGTTAATTCTTACGACACCTATAACATCACCACAAATACCGTTAATGGGTATAGTTTCTCTGCTTCCGGAACATTTTCGTCTTTGGGCGTTAACACCATAACATTAACAGGTTCTGGTACGCCACTAGCTGCTCAAACCGATACTTTTACAATAGATTTTACAGGAACCGGTTTGACTTGCAATGTAGACATCACGGTAATCAATTATTTTGCAAATTGTTTAGATTATTTAAATGCCGGGTTTACAACGGATGGTATATACACTATTGATCCGGATGGTACTGGAGGTAACCCTGCCTACGATTGTTATTGTGATATGACCAATGATGGTGGCGGATGGACACTTGTTTTTAATCATAATACGGCTGGGGGGTATTGGGCAAATAACACCGAAGCCAATGAACACAATGTTGGTACTCCTGGTTTAACAACAAATAAATATTCGATATTAAGTAAGCTAGATGAGATTAAAAGTGCAGCGCCTTATGAATTTAGACTACATTACCCTTCATTGGGGTTAACTAACCACTGGTCACAAACATTTGACCCTAGAAGTGGAACAGCTGGAGTATTTCCTGTTCCCGGATATACCCCAATTAGTATTGATATGACGAACAGGTCATGGGGTGGTATAGAATCTTCGGTGCATTCAACTTATTTAAATGGTAGTGTTAATAGTGGTATGTGGTTTTATTCATTAGGCAGTAGGATCGCCTGGCTTGGAGGTATTCCTTCTGAAACTACAGCAACAGATCGTGTGCAATTATTTATTAGATAA
- a CDS encoding fibrinogen-like YCDxxxxGGGW domain-containing protein gives MIKTPYVLILLYLSVYYSFGQVGIGTTAPDTSSILDITSTTQGFLAPRMTQNQRDAITSPAEGLLIYNLDSNCFQYYKGAVWSSCLGESQSNKLDCNSINSNGNYTVGVPLTIANTVTIDVLVNSYDTYNITTNTVNGYSFSASGTFSSLGVNTITLTGSGTPLAAQTDTFTIDFTGTSLTCNVDITAINYLANCLDYLNAGFTTDGIYTIDPDGAGGNPAYDCYCDMTNDGGGWTLVFNHDRTGGYWANNTEADEHNINAPGLTTNKYSILSKIDEIKNAASYEFRLHYPTLGLTNHWSQTFDPRSGTGGVFPVPGYTPISIDMNNNNWGGLEISINNTSYLNGSINVAWSYYAIGRKSVWNGGIPAANSATDRVRLFIR, from the coding sequence ATGATTAAAACCCCTTATGTTTTAATATTACTATATCTTAGTGTATATTATAGTTTCGGTCAAGTAGGAATCGGAACAACAGCTCCCGACACATCATCCATTCTAGATATTACATCTACAACTCAAGGATTCTTAGCCCCCAGAATGACACAAAACCAAAGAGATGCCATAACCTCTCCCGCTGAAGGATTGTTAATATACAATTTAGACAGCAATTGTTTTCAATATTACAAAGGTGCAGTATGGTCTAGTTGTTTAGGTGAGTCCCAATCAAATAAGTTGGATTGTAACTCCATTAATAGCAACGGAAATTATACAGTTGGTGTACCTTTAACCATCGCAAATACAGTAACCATAGATGTTTTAGTTAATTCTTACGATACATATAACATCACCACAAATACTGTTAATGGTTATAGTTTCTCTGCTTCTGGAACATTTTCTTCTTTAGGAGTTAACACCATAACATTAACAGGTTCTGGTACGCCACTAGCTGCTCAAACTGATACTTTTACAATAGACTTTACAGGAACCAGTTTGACTTGTAATGTAGATATCACGGCAATCAATTATTTAGCAAATTGTTTAGATTATTTAAATGCCGGATTTACAACGGATGGCATATACACTATTGACCCGGATGGTGCCGGAGGTAACCCTGCCTACGATTGTTATTGTGATATGACCAATGATGGTGGCGGATGGACGCTTGTTTTTAATCATGACCGTACTGGAGGGTATTGGGCTAACAATACTGAAGCTGATGAGCACAATATTAATGCTCCTGGTTTAACAACAAATAAATATTCAATATTAAGTAAAATAGATGAGATAAAAAATGCTGCGAGCTATGAATTCAGACTGCACTATCCTACATTAGGACTTACTAATCATTGGTCACAAACATTTGATCCCAGAAGTGGAACAGGCGGAGTATTTCCTGTTCCTGGATATACTCCAATTAGTATTGATATGAATAATAATAATTGGGGAGGTCTTGAAATATCTATAAATAATACCTCTTATTTAAATGGTAGCATAAATGTGGCATGGTCTTATTATGCAATAGGACGTAAAAGTGTTTGGAATGGCGGTATTCCTGCTGCAAATTCAGCAACAGATCGTGTACGATTATTTATTAGATAA
- a CDS encoding type IA DNA topoisomerase → MKVCIAEKPSVAREIASILGASTKRDGYYEGNGYAITYTFGHLCTLKEPNDYKPYWKSWDLNNLPMLPEKFETKVVSNSGIQKQFKIVKSLFDKADVVINCGDAGQEGELIQRWVMNEANYKGEVKRLWISSLTAEAIKEGFENLKPASDYDNLYYAGFSRAIGDWLLGMNATRLYTVKHGGYKQVLSVGRVQTPTLAMVVSRFKAIENFKPQPYWELQTLYRETLFSYEDGRFLKKEDGEALANKVKESDFEIESITKKKGKEYAPKLFDLTGLQVYCNTKFGFSADETLKIVQKLYEQKVVTYPRVDTTFLPNDIYPKVSGILQKLTNYSKLTQPILGKKIRKSTKVFNDKKVTDHHAIIPTGIQINLQYNQQQVYDIIVKRFIAVFYDDCLVSNTTVIGKASDVSFKTTGKEILEKGWRIIFENANAKEKESGILPTFEKGEKGPHEPSFLEKETKPPKQFTEASLLRAMETAGKQVDDEDMRELMKENGIGRPSTRANIIETLFKRKYIKRNKKQVLPTVTGIQLIDTIQNDLLKSAELTGSWEKQLKDIEKGAFSAGAFIKNMKRMVDALVYEVRSETKRANISHAVTVKNRKAKAVKKAAAGITAETCPKCKQGLILKGKTAYGCSGYKAGCNFVMPFSYANKKISEKQYIRLLQKGSTVNLKGFKTDSGTLEGLLRFDEAFNLKLEPKKTSKKAKLDELSCPKCKKGIVIKGRTAYGCSNYKSGCDFKVTFDAVRTKVNGQKPTKELVHSILNGSI, encoded by the coding sequence ATGAAAGTTTGTATTGCCGAAAAACCAAGTGTAGCACGTGAGATTGCTTCTATTTTAGGAGCTAGTACCAAACGTGATGGCTATTACGAAGGTAATGGTTATGCAATCACTTATACCTTTGGGCATTTATGTACTTTAAAAGAGCCTAACGATTATAAACCGTATTGGAAAAGCTGGGATTTAAATAACCTCCCTATGTTGCCTGAAAAATTTGAAACAAAAGTGGTTTCTAATTCAGGAATACAAAAGCAATTTAAGATTGTAAAAAGTTTATTTGATAAGGCAGATGTTGTTATAAACTGTGGAGATGCTGGCCAAGAAGGAGAATTGATTCAGCGTTGGGTGATGAATGAAGCCAATTACAAGGGGGAAGTAAAACGCTTATGGATTTCCTCATTAACTGCAGAAGCTATTAAAGAAGGATTTGAAAACTTAAAACCAGCTTCAGATTACGATAATTTATACTATGCAGGTTTTTCCAGAGCTATTGGCGACTGGCTACTTGGAATGAATGCCACCAGATTATACACTGTAAAACATGGTGGTTATAAACAAGTATTATCGGTTGGTCGTGTACAAACACCAACTTTAGCAATGGTTGTTAGCAGGTTTAAAGCCATTGAAAATTTTAAGCCCCAACCATATTGGGAATTACAAACTTTATATCGGGAAACCTTGTTTAGTTATGAAGATGGACGCTTTTTAAAAAAAGAAGATGGCGAAGCATTGGCTAATAAAGTTAAGGAAAGTGATTTTGAAATTGAATCTATTACAAAGAAAAAAGGTAAAGAATATGCGCCAAAGCTCTTTGACTTAACAGGGTTGCAAGTATATTGTAATACTAAATTTGGATTTTCGGCAGATGAAACACTTAAGATTGTTCAGAAATTATATGAGCAAAAGGTGGTTACTTATCCTAGAGTAGATACTACTTTTTTACCAAACGATATATACCCTAAGGTATCTGGGATTCTTCAAAAGTTGACAAATTATTCAAAGTTAACACAGCCAATTTTAGGAAAGAAAATAAGAAAGTCGACCAAAGTTTTCAATGATAAAAAAGTAACCGATCACCATGCTATTATTCCAACGGGCATTCAGATTAATTTACAATATAATCAACAACAGGTTTACGATATTATTGTAAAGCGTTTTATAGCCGTTTTTTATGACGATTGTTTGGTGTCTAATACTACTGTGATTGGTAAGGCTTCAGATGTGTCTTTTAAAACTACAGGGAAAGAGATTTTAGAGAAGGGGTGGCGCATTATTTTTGAAAATGCGAATGCAAAAGAAAAAGAATCTGGTATTTTACCAACTTTTGAAAAAGGAGAGAAAGGACCTCATGAACCTTCATTTTTAGAAAAGGAAACTAAACCACCTAAGCAATTTACGGAGGCTTCTTTATTACGCGCTATGGAAACAGCGGGAAAACAAGTAGATGATGAGGATATGCGTGAGTTGATGAAAGAAAATGGTATAGGAAGACCGTCTACGCGTGCCAACATTATTGAAACACTTTTTAAAAGAAAATATATAAAACGTAATAAGAAACAAGTACTGCCTACGGTTACGGGCATACAACTTATTGACACAATCCAAAACGATTTATTAAAATCTGCAGAGCTTACAGGTTCTTGGGAAAAACAACTCAAAGACATTGAAAAGGGAGCGTTTAGTGCCGGGGCGTTTATAAAAAACATGAAACGTATGGTGGATGCTTTAGTGTATGAGGTGAGAAGTGAAACCAAACGTGCCAATATATCTCATGCTGTGACTGTAAAAAATCGTAAAGCTAAAGCGGTTAAAAAAGCAGCAGCTGGTATTACAGCAGAAACATGCCCAAAATGCAAGCAAGGTCTTATTTTAAAAGGAAAAACAGCTTATGGATGTAGTGGTTACAAAGCGGGCTGTAATTTTGTAATGCCTTTTAGCTATGCTAATAAGAAAATTTCTGAAAAACAATATATCAGGTTGCTTCAAAAAGGATCCACAGTTAATTTAAAGGGTTTTAAAACTGATTCTGGTACGTTGGAAGGCTTGCTTCGTTTTGATGAGGCATTTAATTTGAAATTAGAGCCCAAAAAAACTTCTAAGAAGGCGAAGTTAGACGAATTGAGCTGTCCGAAATGCAAAAAGGGAATCGTTATAAAAGGTCGTACTGCATATGGATGTAGCAATTACAAATCTGGATGCGATTTTAAAGTGACCTTTGATGCCGTTAGAACCAAAGTAAATGGACAAAAACCAACAAAAGAACTCGTTCATAGTATTTTAAATGGAAGTATCTAA
- a CDS encoding pseudouridine synthase, with protein MEVSKSEHHHFVIYKPYGYLSQFKSHDSKQQSKKFLGTLHDFPKGIMAIGRLDEKSEGLLLLTTDGKMSDFVNSRKVEKEYYAQVDGTISVEAIHLLKAGVKIGFDGKKYQTKPCKAFILKEVPDLPKRSRKIRDDRHGPTSWISITLNEGKFRQVRKMTSAVGFPTLRLVRVRVGSIHLNSMQAGEVLEVNEFF; from the coding sequence ATGGAAGTATCTAAAAGCGAGCATCACCATTTTGTGATCTATAAACCATATGGTTATTTAAGCCAGTTTAAAAGCCATGATTCAAAACAACAATCGAAGAAATTTTTAGGAACTCTTCATGATTTTCCTAAGGGGATTATGGCTATAGGTAGATTAGATGAGAAATCTGAAGGTTTATTATTACTTACTACAGATGGTAAAATGAGTGATTTTGTTAATAGTCGAAAAGTTGAAAAGGAATATTATGCACAGGTAGATGGAACTATTTCTGTAGAAGCAATTCATTTATTAAAAGCAGGAGTAAAAATTGGTTTTGATGGTAAAAAATATCAAACAAAGCCTTGTAAAGCTTTTATATTAAAAGAAGTTCCAGATTTACCAAAACGTTCACGAAAAATTAGAGACGACAGGCATGGACCAACATCATGGATATCAATAACTTTAAACGAAGGTAAATTTAGACAGGTACGAAAAATGACTTCGGCAGTTGGTTTTCCAACATTACGATTGGTACGAGTTCGAGTAGGAAGTATTCATCTTAATTCCATGCAAGCAGGAGAAGTTCTTGAGGTTAATGAGTTTTTTTAA
- a CDS encoding RNA polymerase sigma factor, producing the protein MNKELEHNFVELLEKHQNIIHKVCRLYTNNYDAHNDLFQEITIQLWKAYPKFRGDAKFSTWMYRVGLNTAITLYRKSKRTINTQDFDGVEFKIKAENYDDTEEQQLKILYKAVHQLNDIEKALVFLYLEDKDYREISETLGISEVNARVKMNRIKTKLKTILNP; encoded by the coding sequence TTGAATAAAGAACTAGAACATAATTTTGTTGAATTGCTAGAAAAGCATCAAAATATTATACACAAAGTATGTCGCTTATATACTAATAATTATGATGCTCACAATGATTTATTTCAAGAAATTACCATTCAACTATGGAAAGCATATCCAAAATTTCGGGGTGATGCTAAGTTTAGCACTTGGATGTATAGAGTTGGTTTAAATACGGCGATTACGCTTTATAGAAAATCAAAGCGTACTATTAATACACAAGATTTTGATGGTGTTGAATTTAAGATCAAAGCCGAGAATTATGATGACACAGAAGAGCAACAACTAAAAATACTTTACAAAGCTGTACATCAATTAAATGATATTGAAAAAGCGCTTGTTTTCTTATACTTAGAAGATAAAGATTATAGAGAAATTAGTGAAACTTTGGGAATTAGCGAAGTAAATGCACGTGTGAAGATGAATAGAATAAAAACGAAGCTTAAAACCATATTAAATCCGTAA
- a CDS encoding NAD(P)/FAD-dependent oxidoreductase, with translation MNIPQSGLPRVVIIGGGFAGINFARKIANKNIQVVLIDKRNYHTFQPLLYQVSSAGLEPDSIAYPLRKILKNHKNTFFRLAEVESIDSEKNELITSIGHISYDYLVIATGTKTNYFGNKSIEAHGMPMKKVPQALNIRSLILQNFEQAAITNDKATRKALLNFVIVGGGPTGVELAGAIAELKNHILPRDYRDLIPEDMQIYLLEGGSRVLPTMSEHASKKAAGFLSKLGVLVHCNTFVKNYDGKKVQTNLSLELQSETLIWAAGVTGNPVEGLQADVLIDRANRYKVNEYNQVEGYNNIFALGDICLMQTDDYPNGHPQVAQPAIQQGELLGKNLIKLIAGKPLKKFKYKDKGSMATVGRNKAVVDLKRFRFAGFFAWFVWMFVHLMALVGFRNRVIVFFNWGYNYINFDKAARLIIRPFKKLN, from the coding sequence ATGAATATTCCCCAATCTGGTTTACCTAGAGTCGTTATTATAGGCGGTGGTTTTGCAGGAATTAATTTTGCAAGAAAAATAGCAAATAAAAACATTCAGGTTGTTTTAATTGATAAGCGGAATTACCACACCTTTCAGCCATTATTATATCAGGTGTCTTCGGCAGGGTTGGAGCCAGATTCCATTGCGTATCCACTTCGTAAAATACTGAAAAATCATAAAAATACATTTTTTCGTTTAGCAGAAGTTGAGTCTATCGATTCAGAAAAAAATGAACTCATAACAAGTATTGGCCATATAAGTTATGATTATTTAGTAATAGCAACAGGAACTAAGACAAATTATTTTGGCAATAAATCCATTGAAGCACATGGTATGCCTATGAAAAAAGTACCACAAGCTTTAAATATTCGTAGTTTAATATTGCAAAATTTTGAGCAGGCAGCTATCACTAATGATAAAGCGACTCGTAAGGCTTTATTGAATTTTGTTATTGTTGGAGGAGGACCAACTGGTGTTGAGTTGGCAGGTGCTATTGCTGAACTTAAAAATCATATTTTACCCAGAGATTATCGGGATTTAATTCCTGAAGACATGCAAATATATTTACTAGAAGGTGGTTCACGTGTTTTACCTACTATGAGTGAGCATGCTTCTAAAAAAGCAGCAGGATTTCTTTCCAAACTTGGCGTTTTAGTCCATTGCAATACATTTGTTAAAAACTACGATGGTAAAAAAGTGCAGACTAATTTAAGCTTAGAATTACAGTCTGAAACTTTAATCTGGGCAGCTGGTGTTACGGGCAATCCTGTAGAGGGACTTCAGGCTGATGTGCTTATCGATCGAGCGAATAGATATAAAGTAAATGAATACAATCAAGTTGAAGGTTATAACAATATTTTTGCTTTAGGGGATATTTGTTTAATGCAGACCGATGACTATCCAAATGGTCATCCTCAAGTAGCGCAACCCGCTATTCAACAAGGTGAGCTTTTAGGAAAAAATCTTATAAAATTAATAGCAGGGAAGCCTTTGAAAAAATTCAAATATAAGGATAAAGGATCGATGGCTACAGTAGGTAGAAATAAAGCCGTAGTTGATTTAAAACGTTTTAGATTTGCAGGTTTTTTTGCTTGGTTTGTATGGATGTTTGTGCACCTTATGGCATTGGTTGGTTTTAGAAATAGAGTGATTGTTTTCTTTAATTGGGGTTACAATTATATTAATTTTGACAAAGCCGCACGCCTTATTATACGACCATTTAAAAAGTTGAATTAA
- a CDS encoding TonB-dependent receptor, with translation MKCILTSIIVLISIQISAQKIINGTVFNMKNIPIAGANIYLEGTYDGSTTDEKGSFSFTTTETGTQTLIISFLSYETFTMVGDVSYMKDLVVKLREDVNTLDAVVLSAGTFSAGDNSKVNVLKPLDVVTTASALGDFVGALQTLPGTTTVAEDGRLFVRGGDANETQIFIDGIRVFTPYTPTTNNTPTRGRYSPFLFDGITFSTGGYSAEFGQALSSVLLLSTIDEPDQEKTDIGIMSVGAALGNTQKWKESSLSVNASYINLAPYNAIFPDRNDWIKPYETAAGEAVFRKKTGAGLFKLYGAFDATNFELTQEDINNSEGVHFKLNNNNVYVNGSYQGVLNDTWTLFGGVSYTHAKNNFNIIDSAVKDTENSIHAKLKFKNRISNRLKLYFGSEYFATDFKENYSDNTISSTAYGYNNNIAAAFVETDIFISKKLAFKPGLRGEYSELFNDFTLAPRLSLAYKTSGKSQVSLAYGNFYQNPSSHILKFNQTLKAQNTSHYIFNYQYNADRRLFRAEAYYKKYDNLVKYDTDFANFDSDYTNEGTGFAKGIDFFWRDSKSIKNFDYWLSYSLLDTKRDYNNYLAKSQPNFANTHNLSVVGKYWIEDWRSQVGFSYALASGRTYTNPNESGFLNNKTKPYNSLSINWAYLISPQKILYASVNNVLGFKNINGYQYANTPDLNGHFNRRALQPAADQFFFVGFFWTISEDKKSNQLDNL, from the coding sequence ATGAAATGTATTTTAACTAGCATTATAGTATTAATATCAATACAAATAAGTGCCCAAAAAATTATTAATGGAACTGTTTTTAACATGAAGAATATCCCAATAGCGGGTGCCAATATATACTTAGAAGGCACTTACGATGGCAGTACTACAGACGAAAAAGGTAGCTTTTCATTTACCACGACCGAAACAGGAACGCAAACTTTAATTATTTCTTTTTTGTCTTATGAAACATTTACTATGGTCGGAGATGTGTCTTATATGAAAGACCTCGTTGTAAAACTTCGAGAAGATGTCAACACCTTAGATGCCGTTGTATTATCTGCTGGTACTTTTTCGGCAGGAGATAATAGCAAAGTTAATGTACTAAAACCTTTGGATGTCGTTACCACAGCAAGTGCTTTAGGCGATTTTGTAGGCGCATTGCAAACATTACCTGGTACAACAACAGTAGCAGAAGATGGCCGATTGTTTGTACGTGGTGGGGATGCTAATGAAACGCAAATTTTTATAGATGGTATTCGTGTATTCACACCATACACGCCTACAACAAATAATACACCAACTCGAGGGCGCTATTCACCATTTTTATTTGACGGGATTACATTTTCTACAGGAGGCTATTCAGCTGAGTTTGGGCAGGCACTTTCAAGTGTATTATTATTGAGTACTATTGATGAACCCGATCAAGAAAAAACCGATATAGGTATTATGAGTGTGGGGGCAGCACTTGGAAATACTCAGAAGTGGAAAGAAAGTTCGTTGAGTGTGAATGCTTCTTATATAAATTTAGCACCTTATAATGCTATATTTCCAGATAGGAATGATTGGATAAAACCTTATGAAACGGCAGCAGGAGAAGCCGTTTTTAGAAAAAAAACAGGTGCAGGATTATTTAAACTTTATGGAGCCTTTGATGCTACTAATTTTGAATTAACCCAAGAAGATATTAATAATAGTGAGGGCGTTCATTTTAAATTAAATAACAATAATGTTTATGTGAATGGTTCATATCAAGGCGTTTTAAATGATACCTGGACATTATTTGGTGGTGTAAGTTATACACATGCAAAAAACAACTTTAATATTATTGACAGCGCCGTTAAAGACACTGAAAATTCAATACACGCCAAGTTAAAATTTAAAAATAGGATTAGTAACCGATTGAAACTTTATTTTGGATCAGAATACTTTGCAACCGATTTTAAAGAAAACTATTCAGATAATACTATTAGCAGTACAGCATATGGTTATAATAATAATATTGCTGCCGCTTTTGTTGAAACAGATATTTTTATATCTAAAAAGTTAGCATTTAAGCCAGGGTTAAGAGGCGAGTACAGTGAACTTTTTAATGATTTTACTTTAGCACCAAGACTGTCTTTAGCTTATAAAACGTCTGGTAAAAGTCAGGTGTCATTGGCATATGGCAATTTTTATCAAAATCCATCGAGTCATATTTTGAAATTTAATCAAACTTTAAAAGCTCAAAATACATCTCATTATATTTTTAATTATCAATATAATGCAGATAGAAGATTGTTTAGAGCTGAGGCGTATTATAAGAAGTACGATAATTTAGTAAAATATGATACTGATTTTGCCAATTTTGACAGTGATTATACTAATGAAGGGACTGGGTTTGCTAAGGGCATCGATTTCTTTTGGAGGGATAGTAAAAGCATTAAAAATTTCGATTATTGGTTGAGTTATTCCTTGTTAGATACGAAACGAGACTATAACAATTATCTAGCTAAATCCCAGCCAAATTTTGCTAACACACATAACTTATCAGTGGTTGGAAAATATTGGATTGAGGATTGGAGAAGTCAGGTTGGGTTTAGTTATGCCTTAGCTTCTGGCAGAACTTACACGAACCCGAACGAATCTGGTTTTTTAAACAATAAAACTAAGCCTTATAATAGTTTAAGCATTAATTGGGCATACTTAATTAGCCCTCAAAAGATACTATACGCTTCAGTAAATAATGTCTTAGGATTTAAAAATATTAATGGGTATCAATATGCCAATACACCGGATTTAAACGGTCATTTTAATAGACGTGCTTTACAACCAGCCGCGGATCAATTCTTTTTTGTAGGTTTCTTTTGGACCATTAGTGAAGATAAGAAAAGTAATCAGCTGGATAATTTATAG